Proteins co-encoded in one Oncorhynchus kisutch isolate 150728-3 linkage group LG1, Okis_V2, whole genome shotgun sequence genomic window:
- the zbtb40 gene encoding zinc finger and BTB domain-containing protein 40 has protein sequence MELPNYSRQLMQQLRALRKESQFCDCSILVGDTPHRAHKLVLAASSLLFRSLLEGSDSISIDTAVVSSQEFSCLLDMVYTGKLPPGKHNFTRIIAAADSLQMFDVAVGCKNILTNLMNQSTTTTHTTQPASPTPPPAITTQPQFQSQEAEHTASPETAVPSMGEDGMKIAPSGAQGKEKVEEAGLESEVSTAATRSEPVNVKEERKEKDGPPSKRARLQLPESTADVDPLSQGAIKMDTEMVDVCQWLRALQTWDGISTEERQVILSCSEGDPGGPAVFQRLQSRVKEQRSLSAQTLLTLMGLLKEFHPNLATQLHEHTQQGEDTSQGATGSEAEEPEEQPQSPTTADADTAEEEEEEEEIEEDGEKEGEGERKTRSRAKRSSPSRPYLCRWCSKAFGFKCRMVAHTKRCTMSKEARLQCPECPEELPTSRALQLHRNKAHPESKAAKKKRPQVSCDMCGRTFAHPSGMLYHKRTEHFEEKPFACEECGAKFGANSSLKNHMRLHTGEKPYHCKNCDMSFSVAAALAYHTKKKHSEGKMYSCQYCEALFAQSIELTRHVRTHTGDKPYVCRECGKGFSQANGLSAHLQTSHNISEPHDCQKCRLSFSTLEDHRKHIQECHPKEYHRCPECNKMFTNPSLLEKHIAVHAGGKPFSCKLCQKSYQQMSGLWYHNRTNHPEVFAGQTHRQLKSLLQCSVCCKFLHSASSLAKHQKTEHTGMFDSDGLLVGNTDLQSDLSVVKCLYCPGLFPSEAEMQEHASTEHFSQEGAAFGCSLCPLVCPSQLQLQEHFLSCHIGTIEEQEQASTSQMVIETEEDPAGVAGQVISVDQSQQVYVALGDAEDGHSSTEVMAVSMEDLLNGTVTFICGEGQ, from the exons ATGGAGCTGCCCAACTACAGCAGGCAGCTAATGCAGCAGCTCCGCGCCCTGAGGAAGGAGAGTCAGTTCTGTGACTGCTCTATTCTGGTGGGGGACACACCCCATCGCGCCCACAAACTGGTGCTGGCTGCCTCCAGTCTGCTCTTTAG GTCTCTGCTGGAGGGCTCGGACAGCATCTCCATCGACACGGCTGTGGTGTCGTCCCAGGAGTTCTCCTGCCTGCTGGACATGGTGTACACCGGAAAGCTGCCCCCAGGGAAACACAACTTCACCCGCATCATTGCCGCCGCAGACAGCCTGCAGATGTTTGACGTAGCTGTGGGCTGCAAGAACATTCTCACCAACCTGATGAATCAGTCGacgaccaccacacacactacacaaccagCCTCACCTACCCCACCACCCGCCATCACCACCCAACCACAGTTCCAGAGCCAGGAGGCCGAGCACACAGCTTCCCCAGAGACAGCTGTACCTAGCATGGGAGAGGATGGTATGAAGATTGCCCCCTCTGGAGCCCAGGGGAAGGAAAAGGTGGAAGAGGCAGGTTTGGAGAGTGAAGTGAGCACAGCAGCCACACGGAGCGAGCCAGTGAAtgtgaaagaggagaggaaagaaaaggATGGGCCACCATCTAAAAGAGCTCGCCTTCAACTTCCAGAGAGCACAG CTGACGTGGACCCCCTGTCCCAGGGAGCAATCAAGATGGATACAGAGATGGTGGATGTGTGCCAGTGGCTCAGAGCACTGCAGACCTGGGACGGCATCTCCACCgaggagagacag GTGATACTGTCCTGCAGTGAGGGGGATCCAGGGGGTCCTGCTGTGTTTCAGAGGCTCCAGAGCAGAGTGAAGGAGCAGAGGAGTCTCTCAGCCCAGACACTACTCACACTGATGGGTCTGCTTAAGGAGTTTCACCCCAATCTGGCAACCCAGCTGCATGAGCACACTCAGCAAGGAGAGGACACCAGCCAGGGAGCTACAG GCTCCGAGGCTGAAGAGCCGGAGGAGCAGCCCCAGTCGCCCACTACTGCAGACGCAGACACCGccgaggaggaagaagaagaggaggagattgAAGAGGACGGTGAGaaagaaggagaaggggagaggaagacTAGATCCAGGGCTAAGCGCTCCTCCCCCTCTCGTCCGTACTTGTGTCGCTGGTGCAGTAAGGCCTTTGGTTTTAAGTGTCGTATGGTGGCCCACACCAAGCGCTGCACCATGTCCAAGGAAGCTAGGCTGCAGTGCCCTGAGTGCCCAGAGGAGCTGCCCACATCGCGGGCACTACAGCTCCACCGCAACAAGGCCCACCCAGAGTCCAAAGCCGCCAAAAAGAAACGGCCGCAGGTGTCCTGTGATATGTGTGGCAGGACCTTCGCTCACCCCTCAG GTATGCTGTACCACAAACGCACAGAGCACTTTGAGGAGAAGCCGTTTGCGTGTGAGGAGTGCGGGGCCAAGTTTGGGGCCAACTCTTCTCTGAAGAACCACATGCGActgcacactggagagaagccttaccactgcaaAAACTGTGACATGAGCTTTAGTGTGGCTGCCGCTCTGGCCTACCACACCAAGAAGAAACACTCCgagg GTAAAATGTATTCATGTCAGTACTGCGAGGCTCTGTTTGCCCAGTCCATTGAGCTGACGCgtcacgtgcgcacacacaccggAGACAAGCCCTACGTATGCAGGGAGTGTGGCAAAGGCTTCAGCCAGGCCAACGGGCTCTCTGCTCACCTACAGACCTCTCACA ACATCTCTGAGCCTCATGACTGTCAGAAGTGTCGTCTCAGTTTCTCCACACTGGAGGACCACAGGAAGCACATCCAGGAGTGTCACCCGAAGGAGTACCACCGGTGTCCTGAGTGCAACAAGATGTTCACCAACCCCTCCCTGCTGGAGAAACACATAGCTGTCCACGCTGGGGGCAAACCATTCAGCTGCAAGCTCTGCCAGAAGTCCTACCAG CAAATGTCGGGACTGTGGTATCATAACCGTACCAACCACCCGGAAGTGTTTGCTGGTCAGACCCACCGGCAGCTCAAGTCTCTCCTGCAGTGCAGCGTGTGCTGCAAGTTCCTCCACAGTGCCAGTAGCCTGGCTAAGCACCAGAAGACAGAGCACACAG GCATGTTTGATTCTGACGGGCTTCTGGTGGGGAATACGGACCTGCAATCAG ACTTGTCAGTGGTGAAGTGCCTGTACTGTCCTGGCCTGTTCCCCAGCGAGGCTGAGATGCAGGAGCACGCCAGCACTGAGCATTTCAGCCAAGAGGGGGCAGCGTTCGGCTGTTCTCTCTGCCCGCTGGTCTGCCCCTCCCAGCTTCAGCTCCAGGAGCACTTCCTTTCCTGCCACATAGGGACAATAGAGGAGCAGGAGCAGGCCTCCACCTCTCAGATG GTGATTGAGACAGAGGAGGACCCCGCTGGCGTGGCGGGACAAGTGATATCTGTGGACCAATCCCAGCAGGTGTATGTTGCCCTGGGAGACGCGGAGGACGGTCACTCCAGCACGGAGGTGATGGCGGTTAGCATGGAGGATTTGTTGAACGGAACAGTCACTTTCATTTGTGGGGAGGGCCagtga